From a region of the Cyprinus carpio isolate SPL01 chromosome B21, ASM1834038v1, whole genome shotgun sequence genome:
- the LOC109058099 gene encoding protein transport protein Sec16A-like isoform X3 → MQPPPRTAPPGASGPPPPSGGPNAFRRTRPHKHGAAAAMTPAAPSTQPVTDPFAFGRQSFLPMAGGSQAPLTNSNPLPMQGPPLPGFNPMIPPQGTTPGAAQADSPGPPPRIFTPQPVPLGPTPSSNPLPAEPGYFNSQEPMAYIAQLPNPAPSFSSSSSNPPSTGPTPPVQSQTPFQSQPTPPLPSHWVPDHRSRPPSVQNYFQPTSDLPSQPFQAQAPPPLPSPHTARPVTQSQNQGQSAQPNVTGPAATHGSHFPAQNYFSQSGGPSEPWFNQNPQDPSQRACPVSYSEVPSDSGTISMFFRGNDVENEETLSGEGRVNGIQHPFHSTTEFSGPYLNDTGNIRAGAGPCDSVENQECVPNQEVLPSEPPPGHSFEGVPNLETPDTGPRLARSSSVSSSYSNVSHSSGHGPHSGSHIPRRQQGVVGTFIQQESPRPPDHPPLHPSTGGYFEQIDCNPAAEASPTFPTPSPPKPVGVFQASANSSFEPVRSHGVGVRPAEVDRARVVMEKGGCDMQPVNLEQPPDNLETIYLPERRPSSRAQGARRPIESPATTLWAQNDTASLGANILLAPAAPSLAATFVPAHPLEVIQPPEDGPLDLHPTKPDPQPPSENMEIPPDSTPQASLGYASLLVTSPPVEALNQPVLIAPPSSLVSSQNLSQPSNQTSPRETATPVHPPPQSSEINQMPQNSPPMNQPQPLFSQTLVNFSTSSTQGILNLAQETKDVQPSVQAPRPVLSRAQSLRSDNQYLPPSVSQAQTSAPATSHNESSNYELLDFSMHQPQSMNQAVPAVSQSAHPAGLVNNTHGFYLQVTKDAQQGGQSDSEPLPLQQISNPPRPSSNQPNNDPTHTSYPAHPPPAQHQPPPQFPPAQSGAPPGSGFASYPPQSGNSAPQPLQEPQRPSSSLGGQSGYGAPPAMPPGPGYAGYYPGPYPEYQNGRPPYPPQYPMDPRSQSYYQDDPYRRGDPRYGWYDGQNPGYREAERQPERPSSRTSQYSDRPNSRQGYQEDLSRPSRSAYDDYYANYYKRQYDAYGDRSRWYDPNAAYDPRYRAYYDQAYGWYYGDAYYNQQYQNSRKEGYDDPWRYYPGYDSSFDDECRRREPYVDDFDRRSVHSEQSAHSVHSSHSRRSSFSSRSQQSQVYRSQPDLVNAAYDATGMTFPADYTYSQYPNPSDTVDYSQIPYSTDNTWTAPEQPPPRPLTPEKFSVPHRCARFGPAGQLILVQPNLPSAGQPTLVEIHSMETILQDSPEQSEMRSFPGPLVKEETHKVDVIKFAQNKAQECLRNDDLIDKDSAYLIWEFIVLLCRQNGTVVGTDIADLLLKEHRSVWLPGKSPNEANLIDFNNEAIEHAEEEEAGPISLLSDTLMGVPENVGKETERFRELLLFGRKKDALESAMKNGLWGHALLLASKMDNRTHARVMTRFANSLPINDPLQTVYQLMSGRMPAAATCCGDEKWGDWRPHLAMMLSNLTHTLDLDTRTISTMGDTLASKGLVDAAHFCYLMAQVGFGVYTKKSTKMVLIGSNHSLPFLKFCSSEAIQRTESYEYAQSLCSQPLSLPNFQVFKFIYACRLAEAGLCAQAFHYCEVISRTLLSLPEYYSAVFISQLIQMSLRLRFFDPQLKERPEQELFIEPDWLLHLRQLDGQIKDGAITLRADRSTPQLYPCSTPSSEDQCSQSDLSTLNPDPHNPLMTSLLPPAGVQLMPPAPPTILQDGAVPLQQAPPQGESVPFYPIAPGPPQPNFAAPFHPEMHEQYMPMPPQQIPQQMPHQMPPQFPTYSPAEMPPQMPPGMPPQMPPPMPGAEHGSIPSSPQQFPQSSPTFTAPPPQGKDFYEMARMGPGRRSRSTSQSSVQLTSGRRSRTTSESSNHSGREHSSSLVNQGSPPPPPIPEAPPQDEPKKTKKDSPKKGASGGWLTWLYPKRKNEAHLPDDKNKSIVWDEKKQKWVNLDEPEEESKPPPPPPTGFPKAPMGGMVPPGVGGPAGGPPVNMFSRRAGTKSRYVDVLNPGRRGSKPAAVVPPPADLFAPLAPMAMPANLFTPAAALDEQQQPMEGSVPDAGGENTEQTSATVPQMFNPNALPPGPEGTQSGEVPAQPPMQGAPPAGGVTFYNPSQFAQSVPTSRARSGRLGQRGYPTIK, encoded by the exons CGCCCACCTTCTGTTCAGAACTACTTTCAGCCAACTAGTGATCTCCCATCTCAGCCTTTTCAAGCTCAAGCCCCACCTCCTTTGCCCTCTCCCCACACAGCCCGACCAGTGACGCAATCTCAGAATCAAGGTCAGTCAGCTCAGCCAAATGTTACTGGGCCTGCTGCAACTCATGGGAGTCATTTCCCGGCTCAGAATTACTTCAGTCAGTCAGGTGGACCCTCAGAGCCATGGTTCAATCAAAACCCACAGGATCCATCTCAGCGTGCCTGTCCTGTCTCCTACTCTGAAGTTCCCAGTGATTCCGGAACTATCTCAATGTTCTTTAGGGGCAATGATGTTGAAAATGAAGAAACTCTGTCAGGTGAGGGACGTGTAAATGGGATTCAACACCCTTTCCATTCGACAACTGAGTTCTCTGGTCCATATTTGAATGACACTGGTAACATTCGAGCTGGGGCAGGACCATGTGATTCTGTGGAGAATCAGGAATGTGTTCCAAACCAGGAAGTACTGCCTAGTGAGCCTCCTCCAGGCCATTCCTTTGAGGGGGTGCCTAATTTGGAGACACCTGACACTGGTCCTCGTCTTGCACGCTCTTCAAGTGTTTCATCCAGCTACAGTAATGTCAGTCACAGCAGTGGTCACGGTCCTCACAGTGGCAGCCACATCCCTCGGCGACAGCAAGGTGTTGTGGGAACATTTATCCAACAGGAAAGTCCCCGCCCACCAGATCACCCTCCTTTGCATCCCTCCACTGGTGGATATTTTGAACAGATAGACTGCAACCCAGCTGCAGAGGCAAGTCCTACTTTCCCAACTCCTAGCCCACCTAAACCAGTAGGTGTGTTCCAAGCAAGTGCAAATTCTTCCTTTGAGCCTGTTCGCTCACATGGTGTAGGAGTTCGACCTGCTGAGGTTGATCGTGCACGTGTGGTCATGGAAAAGGGTGGATGTGACATGCAGCCTGTCAACCTAGAACAACCCCCAGACAACTTGGAGACCATTTACTTACCGGAACGCCGACCCTCATCTCGAGCTCAGGGAGCACGACGCCCCATTGAGAGTCCTGCTACTACACTCTGGGCTCAAAATGACACTGCCAGTCTAGGTGCTAACATACTGTTAGCCCCTGCAGCGCCCTCTCTGGCTGCAACATTTGTTCCAGCACATCCCTTGGAAGTCATCCAGCCACCGGAGGATGGCCCTCTTGATTTGCATCCAACAAAGCCAGATCCACAGCCTCCCTCTGAAAACATGGAAATTCCCCCAGACTCCACACCTCAGGCAAGTTTGGGATATGCCTCCTTGCTGGTAACCTCGCCTCCCGTTGAGGCCCTGAACCAGCCTGTGTTGATTGCGCCACCTTCCAGTTTGGTTTCCTCTCAAAACCTCTCACAACCCTCCAATCAGACAAGTCCTCGAGAGACAGCAACACCTGTGCACCCACCACCTCAGTCTTCTGAGATCAATCAAATGCCTCAGAATTCCCCTCCAATGAATCAGCCACAGCCTCTTTTCTCTCAGACACTAGTAAACTTCAGCACTTCTTCCACTCAAGGTATCTTGAATCTAGCACAAGAGACAAAAGATGTTCAGCCCTCTGTTCAAGCACCCCGACCCGTTCTCTCAAGGGCTCAGTCTCTTAGAAGTGATAACCAGTATCTTCCGCCTTCTGTTTCTCAAGCTCAGACTTCTGCCCCTGCCACCAGTCACAATGAATCTTCAAATTATGAGCTGCTTGATTTTTCTATGCATCAACCACAGTCCATGAATCAGGCAGTCCCAGCTGTCTCTCAGTCTGCCCATCCTGCGGGCTTGGTGAATAACACACACGGCTTTTACCTGCAGGTCACCAAAGATGCACAGCAGGGTGGGCAGTCTGACAGCGAACCTCTGCCCCTTCAGCAGATCTCTAACCCCCCACGACCCTCCAGCAACCAACCCAACAATGATCCGACTCACACCTCCTACCCTGCCCATCCACCTCCAGCTCAACACCAGCCTCCTCCACAGTTCCCTCCAGCTCAATCTGGTGCCCCTCCTGGATCTGGATTTGCCTCTTACCCACCCCAGTCTGGGAACTCTGCCCCCCAGCCACTTCAAGAACCCCAAAGACCTTCTTCATCTCTAGGTGGTCAGTCAGGCTACGGTGCTCCTCCTGCGATGCCACCTGGTCCGGGATATGCAGGGTACTACCCAGGACCCTACCCTGAGTACCAGAATGGAAGACCGCCTTATCCACCCCAGTACCCTATGGATCCCAGATCTCAAAGTTACTATCAG GATGATCCCTACCGTAGAGGAGATCCGCGATACGGCTGGTATGATGGACAAAATCCTGGTTACCGGGAAGCTGAACGTCAACCAGAGAGGCCAAGTTCTAGAACCAGCCAATACTCAGACAGACCCAATTCCAG ACAGGGGTATCAAGAAGACCTTTCTAGACCCAGCCGTAGTGCCTATGATGACTACTATGCAAACTACTATAAAAGACAGTATGATGCCTATGGAG ataGGAGCAGGTGGTATGATCCAAATGCTGCTTATGATCCACGCTACAGAGCCTACTATGACCAAGCATATGGCTGGTACTATGGAGATGCCTACTACAACCAACAATATCAAAACAG CAGAAAAGAGGGCTATGATGATCCATGGCGGTATTACCCTGGCTATGACTCTAGCTTTGATGATGAGTGCCGCAGACGCGAGCCATACGTCGACGATTTTGATCGCCGTTCGGTTCACAGTGAACAGTCAGCACACAGTGTGCATTCATCACACAGTCGGCGCAGTAGCTTCAGCTCACGGTCACAACAG AGTCAAGTGTATAGAAGTCAACCAGATTTGGTCAATGCAGCCTATGATGCCACTGGTATGACTTTTCCAGCGGATTACACCTACAGCCAGTATCCTAACCCTTCAGATACTGTAGATTACAGTCAGATTCCTTACTCTACCGACAACACCTGGACTGCCCCAGAGCAGC ctccTCCAAGGCCGTTGACCCCAGAGAAGTTTTCTGTTCCTCATCGCTGTGCTCGGTTTGGTCCTGCTGGTCAGCTGATCCTTGTCCAACCCAACCTGCCCTCTGCTGGTCAGCCTACACTTGTGGAAATCCACAGTATGGAG ACAATACTGCAGGATTCTCCAGAGCAGTCAGAAATGCGTTCGTTCCCTGGCCCGCTCGTCAA AGAGGAGACTCATAAGGTGGATGTCATAAAGTTTGCTCAGAACAAAGCCCAAGAGTGTTTGCGAAATGATGACCTCATCGACAAAGACTCCGCCTACCTCATCTGGGAGTTCATTGTGCTGCTGTGCCGCCAAAATGGG aCTGTAGTGGGCACAGACATCGCTGACCTGTTGCTAAAGGAGCATCGCTCTGTCTGGTTGCCGGGAAAATCACCCAATGAGGCTAATCTTATTGACTTCAACAACGAAGCAATAGAGCATGCCGAGGAGGAAGAGGCGGGGCCAATATCCCTTCTTTCAGACACTTTAATGGGCGTGCCAGAGAATGTTGGCAAGGAGACAGAGCGTTTCAGAGAACTTCTACTATTCGGCCGCAAGAAG gACGCTCTGGAGTCTGCTATGAAGAATGGCCTGTGGGGTCACGCGCTGTTATTGGCCAGTAAGATGGACAACAGAACACACGCCCGTGTCATGACCAG ATTTGCCAACAGCCTGCCTATTAACGACCCTCTTCAGACGGTGTACCAGCTCATGTCAGGACGAATGCCAGCTGCTGCTACT TGTTGCGGAGATGAGAAATGGGGCGACTGGCGACCTCACCTGGCCATGATGCTTTCCAACCTCACACACACTCTGGATCTTGACACCCGCACCATTTCCACCATGGGGGACACTTTAG CATCTAAAGGTCTAGTAGATGCAGCCCATTTCTGTTACCTGATGGCTCAAGTGGGTTTCGGCGTGTACACCAAGAAAAGTACCAAGATGGTCCTTATCGGCTCCAATCACAG CTTGCCATTTTTGAAGTTCTGCTCATCAGAGGCGATTCAGCGGACAGAATCGTATGAATACGCTCAGTCTCTTTGCTCTCAGCCTCTCTCTCTGCCAAACTTCCAG GTGTTCAAGTTCATCTACGCGTGTCGACTGGCGGAGGCGGGACTCTGTGCTCAGGCCTTCCATTACTGTGAGGTCATCTCGCGCACCCTGCTGAGCTTACCTGAGTACTACTCAGCTGTGTTCATCAGTCAGCTCATACAG ATGTCTCTGAGGTTGAGGTTTTTTGACCCTCAGCTGAAGGAGAGACCAGAGCAGGAGTTGTTTATAGAGCCTGATTGGTTACTGCATCTTAGACAACTAGATGGACAgatcaag GATGGTGCGATCACCTTACGTGCAGATCGCAGCACCCCACAGCTTTATCCCTGCAGTACACCCAGTTCAGAAGACCAGTGCAGCCAATCTGACCTCTCGACTCTGAATCCTGATCCCCACAATCCTCTCATGACCTCCCTTTTGCCCCCAGCTGGTGTTCAACTCATGCCACCAG CTCCTCCCACTATTCTTCAGGATGGGGCGGTTCCTCTTCAGCAGGCCCCTCCTCAGGGTGAAAGTGTTCCATTCTACCCAATTGCCCCGGGGCCACCACAGCCAAACTTTGCAGCACCGTTCCACCCTGAAATGCATGAGCAATACATGCCCATGCCACCCCAACAAATACCACAGCAAATGCCCCATCAAATGCCCCCACAATTTCCGACGTACAGCCCTGCAGAAATGCCTCCACAGATGCCACCAGGAATGCCACCTCAGATGCCCCCGCCAATGCCAGGGGCTGAACATGGCTCCATCCCTTCCTCTCCTCAGCAGTTTCCCCAGTCGTCTCCCACGTTCACTGCCCCTCCTCCACAAGGGAAGGACTTCTATGAAATGGCACGCATG ggcCCAGGCAGAAGATCAAGAAGCACTTCACAGTCGTCAGTGCAACTG ACATCAGGTCGTCGGTCTCGCACAACGTCGGAATCATCCAATCATTCTGGACGAGAGCACAGCAGTTCTCTAGTCAATCAGGGCTCTCCACCCCCGCCTCCTATCCCAGAGGCTCCACCACAGGACGAACCCAAGAAGACCAAGAAAGACTCTCCCAAAAAA GGAGCGAGTGGCGGCTGGCTGACCTGGCTGTATCCAAAACGAAAAAACGAAGCACATCTGCCAGACGACAAGAACAAATCT ATTGTGTGGGATGAAAAGAAGCAGAAATGGGTGAACCTGGATGAGCCAGAGGAGGAG AGCAAACCCCCTCCTCCTCCACCCACCGGCTTCCCCAAAGCTCCAATGGGCGGGATGGTGCCACCAGGAGTGGGTGGTCCAGCAGGGGGTCCACCAGTGAATATGTTCTCCAGGAGAGCAG gcacTAAGAGCCGTTATGTGGATGTGTTGAATCCCGGTCGTAGAGGATCTAAACCGGCCGCTGTTGTACCGCCTCCTGCTGATCTATTTGCTCCTCTCGCACCCATGGCCATGCCAGCCAACCTCTTTACTCCAGCTGCAG CCCTAGATGAGCAGCAGCAGCCGATGGAGGGAAGCGTTCCAGACGCCGGTGGAGAAAACACAGAGCAGACTAGTGCCACAGTGCCACAG ATGTTTAATCCGAATGCTTTGCCTCCCGGCCCGGAGGGGACACAGTCTGGAGAG GTTCCTGCTCAGCCGCCAATGCAAGGAGCTCCGCCTGCAGGAGGCGTGACCTTTTATAACCCCTCCCAGTTTGCGCAG TCTGTTCCCACAAGCCGTGCTCGATCTGGTCGTCTGGGACAGAGAGGATACCCAACAATCAAATAA